Proteins encoded by one window of Salvia splendens isolate huo1 chromosome 7, SspV2, whole genome shotgun sequence:
- the LOC121811501 gene encoding pleiotropic drug resistance protein 2-like — protein sequence MAAALAGDDLARSTSSARSWRQQSIRDVWQGPPDVFMRSSTRRQAEDDEEELRWAAIERLPTYDRLRKGVLQQVVSNGRIVHSEVDVANLGSQDKKQLMESILRVVEDDNEKFLQRLRNRTDRVGIEIPKIEVRFQNLSIEGDAYVGTRALPTLLNSTINTLEATLGMIGLSPSKKRVVQILRNVSGVVRPSRMTLLLGPPGSGKTTLLKALAGKPDDDMKVTGKITYCGHEFHEFVPQRTCAYISQHDLHHGEMTVRETLDFSGRCLGVGTRYEMLVELSRREKEAGIKPDPEIDAFMKATALVGQETSLITDYVLKILGLDICADIMVGDDMRRGISGGQKKRVTTGEMLVGPAKAFFMDEISTGLDSSTTFQIVKFMRQMVHINDITMVISLLQPAPETFDLFDDVILLSDGEIVYQGPRESVLEFFEFMGFRCPERKGVADFLQEVTSKKDQEQYWCRKNQPYSYVSVPDFAQAFNSFHIGQQLNEDLRVPYDKSRAHPAALVKERFGISSMELFRACFDREWLLMKRSSFIYIFKTTQITIMATIALTVFLRTEMKTGRVEDAAKFWGALFFSLINVMFNGMQELAMTVFRLPVFFKQRDSLFYPAWAFALPIWVLRIPISIVESALWIIFTYYTIGFAPSPVRFFKQLLAFIGVHQMALSLFRFIAAVGRTQVVANTFGTFALLLVFVLGGFVVAKDDIQDWMIWGYYVSPMMYGQNAIAINEFLSERWGAPAPANSSEPTVGKTLLKERGLFTTESWYWICIIALFTFSALFNVLFVAALTYLNPLGDNKAIINDDNEESKKKKRVTEMTARNDNGIVESSNEPRRGMVLPFEPLSLTFNHVNYYVDMPAAMKTQGVEEERLQLLRDVSGAFRPGVLTALVGVSGAGKTTLMDVLAGRKTGGYIEGPITVSGFPKNQETFARVSGYCEQNDIHSPYVTVYESLLYSAWLRLAADVDTETRKMFVEEVMDLVELNPLRNALVGLPGVDGLSTEQRKRLTIAVELVANPSIIFMDEPTSGLDARAAAIVMRTVRNTVDTGRTVVCTIHQPSIDIFEAFDELLLMKRGGQVIYGGPLGRHSHKLVEYFEAIPGVPKIKEGYNPATWMLEVSSSAVEGQMDVDFAEIYANSALYRNNQELIKELSAPAPGAKDLYFPTQYSQSFLTQCKACFWKQHWSYWRNSQYNAIRFFTTVVIGVMFGVIFWQKGNQSKIKGQQDLMNLLGATYSAVLFLGAANASAVQSVVAIERTVFYRERAAGMYSELPYAFAQVAIETVYVAIQTMAYSLLLYSMIGYEWTGEKFFYFYYFIFMCFTYFSMYGMMVVALTPGYQIAAIVMSFFLSFWNLFSGFLVPRPLIPIWWRWYYWASPVAWTIYGVFTSQLGDVTSPLETSGNISEVSVKGFLKDYLGYDYDFLPAVVAAHVGWVLLFFFVFAYGIKYLNFQRR from the exons GGTTGGGATCGAGATCCCGAAGATTGAAGTGAGGTTTCAGAATCTGTCTATTGAGGGAGATGCGTATGTTGGAACGAGAGCGCTTCCTACTCTCCTCAATTCAACCATCAACACATTGGAG GCTACTTTGGGGATGATTGGGCTCTCTCCATCGAAGAAGAGGGTGGTTCAGATCCTTCGAAATGTCAGTGGAGTTGTGAGACCATCAAG GATGACACTTCTTCTCGGACCACCGGGTTCTGGGAAAACTACGTTGCTCAAAGCACTAGCAGGAAAGCCTGATGATGATATGAAG GTGACTGGAAAGATCACCTACTGTGGCCATGAATTTCATGAGTTCGTTCCTCAAAGAACCTGTGCTTATATCAGCCAGCATGATCTTCACCATGGTGAGATGACTGTTCGCGAGACATTGGATTTCTCCGGTAGGTGTTTGGGAGTCGGGACGAGGTATGAAATGCTTGTGGAGTTGTcaagaagagagaaagaagcTGGAATCAAGCCTGATCCTGAGATTGATGCATTCATGAAGGCCACAGCCTTAGTGGGGCAAGAAACTAGTTTGATCACGGATTATGTGCTCAAG ATTCTTGGATTGGATATATGTGCTGATATTATGGTTGGAGATGATATGAGGAGAGGAATTTCTGGTGGACAGAAGAAGCGTGTCACAACCG GGGAAATGTTGGTTGGACCAGCAAAAGCGTTCTTCATGGATGAAATTTCAACAGGGCTAGATAGTTCCACAACCTTCCAGATTGTGAAGTTCATGAGGCAGATGGTTCACATCAATGACATAACCATGGTCATTTCTCTACTGCAGCCGGCTCCAGAGACCTTCGATCTTTTTGATGACGTGATCCTCCTCTCTGATGGTGAGATCGTCTACCAGGGCCCTCGTGAGAGTGTGCTTGAGTTCTTTGAATTCATGGGGTTCAGATGCCCGGAGAGAAAGGGAGTTGCAGACTTTCTGCAAGAAGTGACCTCAAAGAAGGATCAAGAACAGTATTGGTGTCGCAAGAATCAGCCTTACAGCTATGTCTCGGTGCCCGATTTTGCACAGGCTTTCAACTCTTTTCACATAGGGCAGCAGCTTAATGAAGATCTGAGGGTTCCGTATGACAAGTCCAGAGCTCATCCAGCTGCATTGGTGAAGGAGAGGTTTGGAATCTCAAGCATGGAGCTTTTCCGGGCTTGTTTTGATAGGGAGTGGCTGCTGATGAAACGTAGCTCGTTTATTTACATCTTTAAGACCACACAGATCACTATTATGGCAACAATTGCGTTGACAGTTTTCCTCAGAACTGAGATGAAGACGGGTCGAGTTGAGGATGCTGCTAAGTTTTGGGGAGCGTTGTTCTTCAGTCTTATCAATGTTATGTTTAATGGAATGCAGGAGCTTGCAATGACTGTTTTTAGGCTTCCTGTGTTTTTCAAGCAGAGGGATAGTTTGTTCTACCCGGCATGGGCTTTTGCATTGCCTATTTGGGTGCTTCGTATTCCTATCTCTATCGTGGAGTCTGCATTGTGGATCATCTTCACTTACTACACCATAGGATTTGCACCTTCTCCTGTTAG GTTTTTCAAACAGCTCTTGGCCTTCATTGGGGTGCATCAGATGGCTCTCTCCCTCTTCCGTTTCATTGCTgcagttggaagaactcaagtCGTTGCGAACACATTTGGAACCTTTGCCTTGCTGTTGGTGTTTGTGTTGGGAGGCTTTGTTGTTGCAAAGG ATGATATCCAAGATTGGATGATATGGGGTTACTACGTCTCTCCTATGATGTATGGACAGAACGCCATTGCCATCAATGAGTTCCTCTCAGAGAGATGGGGTGCACCTGCACCTGCCAATTCATCTGAACCGACTGTAGGAAAGACCCTTCTCAAGGAAAGAGGTTTGTTCACAACGGAGTCATGGTACTGGATCTGCATCATTGCTCTCTTCACCTTCTCTGCGCTGTTCAATGTCCTCTTCGTTGCTGCATTGACATACTTGAACC CTCTGGGCGATAACAAGGCCATCATCAACGATGACAATGAGGAgagcaagaaaaagaagagagtcaCAGAAATGACTGCAAGGAATGATAATGGGATTGTGGAGTCAAGTAATGAACCAAGAAGAGGGATGGTGTTGCCTTTTGagcctctctctcttactttcaaCCATGTCAATTACTATGTTGATATGCCTGCT GCAATGAAGACACAAGGTGTTGAAGAGGAAAGACTGCAATTGCTGAGAGATGTGAGTGGAGCATTCAGGCCCGGTGTACTAACAGCGTTGGTCGGAGTTAGTGGTGCAGGAAAAACGACGTTAATGGATGTCTTAGCTGGTAGAAAGACGGGAGGCTACATCGAAGGACCCATAACCGTCTCAGGCTTCCCCAAGAACCAGGAAACGTTTGCACGAGTGAGTGGCTACTGTGAGCAGAACGACATCCACTCTCCCTACGTCACTGTCTACGAGTCACTCCTCTACTCTGCTTGGCTGCGTCTGGCCGCTGATGTCGATACAGAAACGCGAAAG ATGTTTGTTGAGGAGGTGATGGACTTGGTTGAGCTAAACCCTCTGAGGAATGCTCTTGTTGGGCTCCCCGGAGTCGATGGTCTCTCAACAGAACAGAGGAAGAGGCTCACTATTGCTGTTGAGTTGGTGGCTAATCCTTCCATAATATTCATGGACGAACCAACTTCTGGGCTTGATGCTCGAGCAGCTGCTATCGTGATGAGGACAGTGAGGAACACAGTGGACACAGGCAGAACAGTCGTCTGCACAATTCACCAGCCTAGCATTGACATCTTTGAAGCTTTTGATGAG CTTCTGTTGATGAAACGAGGAGGACAAGTCATCTATGGAGGACCTCTTGGTCGCCATTCCCACAAGCTCGTTGAATACTTTGAG GCTATACCTGGTGTTCCCAAAATCAAAGAGGGATACAATCCAGCTACATGGATGTTGGAGGTCAGCTCTTCTGCAGTTGAAGGCCAAATGGATGTCGACTTTGCTGAAATCTATGCCAACTCTGCCCTTTACCG GAACAACCAAGAGCTGATCAAGGAACTGAGCGCACCAGCACCGGGGGCGAAGGACCTATACTTCCCCACACAGTATTCTCAATCATTCTTGACACAATGCAAGGCTTGCTTTTGGAAGCAGCACTGGTCATACTGGAGAAACTCTCAGTACAACGCTATTCGTTTTTTCACAACTGTGGTCATTGGAGTGATGTTTGGAGTTATCTTTTGGCAGAAAGGGAATCAGAGTAAAAT AAAAGGGCAACAAGACTTGATGAATCTGCTGGGAGCTACATATTCTGCCGTTCTTTTCTTGGGTGCCGCCAATGCTTCTGCCGTTCAATCTGTCGTAGCAATTGAGAGAACAGTCTTCTACCGCGAGAGGGCTGCAGGGATGTACTCGGAGCTACCATACGCGTTCGCTCAG GTGGCGATAGAAACGGTGTACGTGGCGATTCAGACAATGGCTTACTCTCTGCTTCTCTACTCCATGATCGGATATGAATGGACCGGAGAGAAATTCTTCTACTTCTACTACTTCATCTTCATGTGCTTCACCTACTTCTCTATGTACGGAATGATGGTTGTTGCATTGACCCCTGGCTACCAAATTGCTGCCATTGTCATGTCCTTCTTCCTCAGCTTCTGGAACTTGTTCTCCGGCTTCCTCGTCCCTCGTCCG CTTATCCCAATCTGGTGGAGATGGTACTACTGGGCCTCACCTGTCGCATGGACAATCTACGGTGTTTTCACGTCCCAGTTGGGAGATGTGACGAGTCCCCTTGAGACGTCCGGAAACATAAGTGAAGTTTCAGTGAAGGGCTTTCTTAAAGATTACCTGGGATATGATTATGACTTCCTCCCTGCAGTTGTGGCTGCTCATGTTGGTTGGGTgctcctcttcttcttcgtgTTCGCCTACGGAATCAAGTACCTTAACTTCCAGAGGAGATAG
- the LOC121741137 gene encoding uncharacterized protein LOC121741137: protein MIEERRYRGGYRGRSPSPRPPPSRSRDWKLSPYRRRGADEYSGEGRSSRRIEERDHFEDRVSRFSDYDRDVYEDDSRRFWSPRRIGENVHFERDRDMDRERPVELSNYGDGARGGYDNEVSVGGSRRSYNEDSYRGDMRSRQLKWDEPLDGSRKSDPLSWREYGLTHGSSGVGDVNVSSSGDRDFHLQNHFLDRGRAGLPAPQYLDSTMPVSLKYENRGKMHSDSYTLARGGVDDLHVSSLSGGDEDRKRYFHFRDEPHFERRGGLNDREDNYLEKKSGSLHFQDRYQGVGKTLESELYKFKEEDNLLSSRGYSKGNSDYLVSTSQHKDYDPVSVGNSREGLSGYSPTRNLHMPSSDVLERGSRLASQPIRLDGYSETEKNMLLAEPGGQLDDKRSSSHLYVGLPESKQGDWSYAEFGRSELDRISGRINDVEEDYRDKQISRINALKRRVDACCHKEQMEDDELLNQYPSFQVQSTPNKFGVPGSLHFRRDDVDTLGTESTHLNYGAEGYYGYGGVKTEKHHADIDGCQWSQYENSDPLQSREYNPTLGGLYDSPRKRFSTVDFSFVESCERSLRDKHIREEMVYEQDIGIRISADGKGARRIYHQVDMGDEIDHLDFSKEPMSSRSDYEKTWRMSSRMHSDEPSSSDFQAHRSIKPHKSDSRDIKKRLGPTKKLHVSQRLMKTYKPSIKKRLAPPPWIKNVSSTTISIEQSHPDGGDHYHDGNHSEDHLSLAKSEPPEKSEDFKQLVQSAFFKFLKQINETPIKRNKYMEQGRKAGILKCFVCGSTSKEFVGTDRLAMHAVTSKKVGVRSQHLGLHKALCTLMGWKITDHPSSEWRREVMTDAETQVLKEDIIIWPPIVVVHNSSIDNTSPGERVIISSEKLDTKLRDMGYKSIVKVCYGKPANQSVLLVKFNGTLSGLREAGRLDKSYIKSKNGRTDFKQLKSECGSSRGKNLVSSEREDDFLYGYLGIAEDLDKLDFDTKKRCVLKSKKQILSIVDAPIDTSGETGR, encoded by the exons ATGATTGAGGAGAGGCGATATCGAGGGGGTTATCGGGGCCGATCGCCTTCGCCTCGACCCCCGCCATCTAGGTCGCGGGATTGGAAACTGTCGCCATATCGACGGCGTGGGGCGGATGAATATTCAGGGGAGGGTAGGTCGTCGCGGAGGATTGAGGAAAGGGATCATTTTGAGGATAGGGTTTCGAGATTTTCTGATTACGATAGGGATGTGTATGAGGATGATAGTAGGAGATTTTGGAGCCCTCGGAGAATTGGGGAGAATGTTCATTTTGAAAGGGATAGGGATATGGATAGGGAAAGGCCTGTGGAATTGTCTAATTATGGAGATGGAGCTAGAGGGGGTTATGATAATGAGGTTAGTGTTGGGGGTTCTAGGAGATCTTATAATGAGGATTCATATCGTGGTGATATGAGATCGAGGCAGTTGAAGTGGGATGAGCCTTTAGATGGATCCCGGAAATCTGATCCTCTCAGCTGGAGGGAATATGGCCTCACTCATGGCTCAAGTGGCGTTGGTGATGTGAATGTCTCTAGCAGTGGTGACAGAGATTTTCATCTGCAAAATCATTTCTTGGATAGGGGTCGAGCTGGATTGCCGGCACCGCAGTATTTAGACAGCACGATGcctgtttccttgaagtatgaGAACAGAGGAAAGATGCACTCTGATTCTTATACACTGGCTCGTGGTGGAGTGGATGATCTACATGTTAGTAGTTTAAGTGGGGGAGATGAAGATAGAAAGCGATATTTTCATTTTCGGGATGAACCCCATTTCGAGAGAAGGGGTGGATTAAATGACCGAGAAGATAATTATCTTGAAAAGAAAAGTGGCAGCTTGCATTTCCAGGACAGGTATCAGGGAGTAGGCAAAACATTAGAAAGTGAATTATATAAATTCAAGGAGGAAGACAACCTCTTGTCTTCTCGTGGTTACTCAAAGGGAAATTCTGACTATTTGGTATCAACATCTCAGCATAAGGACTATGATCCTGTGTCTGTGGGCAACTCAAGAGAGGGCTTGTCTGGTTATTCTCCCACCAGAAACCTTCATATGCCATCATCAGATGTTCTGGAGCGAGGGAGTAGACTGGCTTCTCAGCCAATTCGCCTTGATGGATATAGTGAAACGGAGAAGAACATGTTACTCGCAGAACCTGGAGGTCAATTAGATGATAAAAGGAGCAGTTCACATTTATATGTTGGGCTTCCTGAGAGTAAACAGGGAGATTGGTCATATGCAGAATTTGGTAGAAGCGAATTAGACAGGATAAGTGGAAGGATCAATGATGTCGAAGAAGACTACAGAGACAAGCAGATATCAAGAATTAATGCCTTGAAGCGTAGGGTTGATGCATGTTGTCATAAAGAACAAATGGAAGATGATGAACTTTTGAACCAATATCCTTCTTTTCAAGTGCAATCAACGCCTAATAAATTTGGTGTGCCTGGATCACTCCATTTCAGAAGGGATGATGTGGATACTTTGGGTACTGAAAGTACTCACCTCAATTATGGAGCAGAAGGATATTATGGATATGGAGGTGTTAAAACAGAAAAACATCATGCCGATATAGATGGTTGTCAGTGGTCTCAGTATGAAAATTCAGATCCCTTGCAATCAAGAGAATATAACCCCACCCTTGGTGGACTTTATGATAGCCCAAGAAAGAGATTTTCTACGGTAGATTTCAGCTTTGTTGAATCATGCGAGAGGAGCCTGAGGGACAAACACATTAGGGAAGAGATGGTGTATGAGCAAGATATTGGAATTAGGATATCTGCTGATGGAAAAGGAGCTCGTAGGATTTACCATCAAGTAGATATGGGAGATGAAATTGATCATTTAGATTTTTCTAAGGAGCCCATGTCAAGCAGATCTGACTATGAGAAAACTTGGAGAATGTCAAGCAGGATGCACAGTGATGAACCATCCTCTTCAGATTTCCAGGCACATCGCTCAATTAAACCCCACAAATCAGACTCTAGAGATATAAAAAAGAGGCTGGGACCCACTAAAAAACTTCATGTTTCACAGCGGCTAATGAAGACGTATAAACCTTCCATAAAGAAGCGGTTAGCACCTCCTCCGTGGATAAAAAATGTGAGTTCTACCACAATAAGCATCGAGCAAAGCCATCCAGATGGAGGTGATCACTATCATGATGGAAACCACTCGGAAGATCATCTTTCTCTAGCAAAATCTGAACCGCCTGAAAAATCTGAGGATTTCAAGCAGCTGGTGCAAAGCGCATTTTTCAAATTTCTCAAACAAATTAATGAGACGCcgataaaaagaaataaatacatGGAGCAAGGAAGAAAAGCTGGTATTTTAAAGTGCTTTGTATGTGGCAG CACTTCCAAGGAGTTTGTTGGGACAGATAGACTTGCAATGCATGCTGTCACATCCAAGAAAGTTGGCGTGAGGTCTCAGCATTTGGGCTTGCACAAGGCACTCTGTACACTGATGGGATGGAAGATTACAGACCACCCTAGCAGTGAATGGCGTCGTGAAGTCATGACTGATGCAGAGACTCAAGTTTTGAAAGAAGATATCATCATTTGGCCACCGATTGTTGTTGTTCACAACAGTAGCATAGATAACACGAGTCCCGGTGAAAGGGTTATCATATCGTCTGAGAAGCTAGATACCAAGCTCAGAG ATATGGGTTATAAAAGCATTGTCAAGGTATGCTATGGGAAACCTGCGAATCAGAGCGTGTTGCTGGTGAAGTTCAACGGTACACTTTCTGGATTACGCGAGGCAGGGAGGTTGGACAAGAGCTACATCAAATCCAAGAACGGGAGAACTGATTTCAAGCAATTAAAGTCCGAATGTGGAAGTTCCAGAGGGAAAAATTTAGTATCGTCAGAGAGAGAGGATGACTTTTTGTATGGCTACCTGGGAATTGCTGAGGATCTGGATAAACTTGATTTCGATACCAAGAAACGATGCGTTTTGAAGAGCAAAAAGCAGATCTTGAGCATTGTGGATGCACCTATAGATACTAGTGGGGAAACTGGCAGATGA
- the LOC121810245 gene encoding vacuolar protein sorting-associated protein 29 translates to MVLVLALGDLHIPHRAPDLPAKFKSMLVPGKIQHVICTGNLCIKEVHEYLKTVCPDLHITRGEYDEDSRYPDTKTLTIGQFKLGVCHGHQVIPWGDLDSLAMLQRQLDVDILVTGHTHQFTAYKHEAGVVINPGSATGAFSSITYDVNPSFVLMDIDGLRVVVYVYELIDGEVKVDKIDFKKTTTPTNLPH, encoded by the exons ATGGTGCTAGTACTAGCATTAGGTGATTTACACATACCGCACAGGGCACCAGATCTGCCTGCAAAATTCAAGTCTATGCTTGTTCCAGGAAAGATCCAGCACGTCATTTGTACTGGAAACTTATGTATCAAA GAGGTTCATGAGTACTTGAAAACTGTTTGTCCAGACTTGCACATTACTCGCGGTGAATATGATGAGGACTCGCGTTATCCAGACACCAAAACATTAACAATTGGCCAGTTTAAGCTTGGTGTATGCCATGGCCATCAG GTTATTCCATGGGGAGATCTCGACTCACTTGCCATGCTCCAGAGGCAGCTAGATGTAGACATCCTTGTCACCGGCCACACACACCAATTCACTGCTTACAAGCACGAGGCTGGAGTTGTCATTAATCCCGGATCTGCCACCGGTGCCTTCAGCAGCATCACTTATGATGTCAACCCTAGCTTCGTCCTCATGGACATTGATGGCCTGCGAGTCGTGGTGTACGTTTATGAACTCATAGACGGGGAGGTGAAGGTCGACAAGATTGACTTCAAGAAGACGACAACACCAACGAACTTGCCTCACTAA
- the LOC121811150 gene encoding uncharacterized protein At4g22758-like, producing the protein MPSPKKHRKLGSQDKSRKGRSSHDLRGVCLAAEIPPTPRTVPDLLTGSGSAAVTPPKLTKLLLHVTIQRSLGAVRVVMPPEATAEDLIVAALRQYEKEARLPLIRSSDASGFDLHYSQFSLESLDREEKLVSLGSRNFFLFPKKAAEATAAESGGGAVARCSNEADNGNEFPWLRFMEFSL; encoded by the exons ATGCCGTCGCCGAAGAAGCACCGGAAATTAGGAAGCCAGGACAAGAGCAGGAAGGGGAGATCGTCGCACGATCTGAGAGGCGTCTGCCTCGCGGCGGAGATTCCGCCGACGCCGAGAACGGTGCCGGATTTGTTGACCGGGAGCGGATCCGCGGCGGTGACGCCGCCGAAGCTGACGAAGCTGCTTCTCCACGTGACTATTCAGAGGAGCCTCGGCGCCGTGAGGGTGGTGATGCCGCCGGAGGCGACGGCGGAGGATCTGATCGTCGCAGCGCTCCGGCAGTACGAGAAGGAGGCGCGGCTGCCTCTCATCCGATCCAGCGACGCATCTGGATTCGACCTTCATTACTCTCAATTTAGCTTGGAGA GCTTGGATAGGGAAGAGAAGTTGGTGTCGTTGGGATCAAGGAACTTCTTTCTGTTTCCGAAGAAAGCGGCGGAGGCAACCGCCGCCGAAAGCGGCGGTGGTGCGGTGGCGAGATGCTCAAATGAAGCGGATAACGGCAACGAGTTCCCGTGGCTGAGATTTATGGAATTCTCGCTGTAG
- the LOC121811126 gene encoding protein TIC 100-like, translating to MATEEAPNEFENPQYDSDADADSAPAPIESSASSDSDSNSESDDEPLSYLRPDGKIQKIDDGSDAENIPEVNTRRFARVLNSKRLRREEEEEEEDAEYPEDQFDFPPDPENWKEEDLKELWADAPIGMKKPGWDPHQVDEEEEEVISEEIKAGRDPPIAPFYVPYRKPYPVIPDNHYDISNPKAVVEELDRIEEFLIWVSFIFEDGSTYEGTVWDDMAHGKGVYTAEQGLVRYEGEWLQNQMEGHGVVEVEIPHMEPIPGSKLEAKMRAEGEIISRDFMSPEDREWLEKDIEDSVRFTNGEYEIPFYENEEWVRQFGQKPEKGRYRYAGEWKHGRMHGCGVYEVNERTTWGRFYFGELMNDENGCDAEVSALHSGIAEVAAAKARMFINKPDGMIREDRGPYSDPQHPYLYEEEDVWMAPGFINQFYEVPDYWKTYVHEVDEERGMWLNSFYKAPLRLPMPSELEYWWSKYEEPEFVLINKEPEPDPEDPSQMIYTEDPVILHTPTGRIIDYVDDELHGIRLFWQPAATKEGEEPNPDDAVFLPLGMDEFYGREVSTPEDTWQIRLMKSLESKGTSLLSGLEKWAEEKKKAREDKLEMMKKEMELMEAEMDLKEAIQELDEELKMLQQEEENKAGEEEEEEEEERVEEEKRASVSEPTAQADQTPPVVEEKDEDEDEEDEDDDVTGSSFGSVQGQSSTNKDDKGGRFGKSTFAASSLTFGSPNLFSMVQRNLQNQFLSWKEGRFQKERAIPTRNHEERCELLNASSVGFPLTGKSLKMSWAGQRMMSYHVQRATEPSLRNRVKAKAWKEAGSAVELSILSFHTPLPLT from the exons ATGGCGACCGAAGAAGCTCCAAACGAATTCGAAAATCCACAATACGACTCCGACGCCGACGCCGACTCCGCGCCCGCCCCAATCGagtcctccgcctcctccgatTCCGACTCCAACTCCGAATCCGACGACGAGCCCCTGAGCTACCTCCGCCCCGACGGCAAGATTCAGAAAATCGACGACGGCTCCGACGCCGAGAACATCCCCGAGGTGAACACACGCCGCTTCGCCAGAGTCCTGAACTCGAAGCGCCTCCGgagagaagaggaggaggaggaagaggacgCGGAGTATCCGGAGGACCAATTCGACTTCCCGCCCGACCCGGAGAACTGGAAGGAGGAGGATTTGAAGGAGCTGTGGGCGGATGCTCCGATTGGGATGAAGAAGCCGGGCTGGGACCCGCACCAggtggatgaggaggaggaggaggtgatAAGCGAGGAGATTAAGGCCGGGCGCGACCCGCCGATTGCCCCGTTTTATGTACCGTACAGGAAGCCTTATCCGGTGATTCCGGATAATCATTATGATATTTCGAACCCAAAGGCGGTGGTTGAGGAGCTTGATAGGATTGAGGAGTTTTTGATTTGGGTTAGCTTCATTTTCGAGGATGGGAGCAC GTATGAAGGTACTGTCTGGGATGATATGGCCCATGGGAAAGGGGTTTACACTGCTGAGCAAGGCTTAGTCAG GTATGAAGGAGAATGGCTCCAAAACCAAATGGAAGGTCATGGAGTGGTTGAAGTGGAGATTCCGCATATGGAGCCTATTCCGGGTTCCAA GCTTGAAGCTAAGATGAGGGCTGAAGGGGAAATCATATCAAGAGATTTTATGTCACCAGAAGATAGGGAGTGGCTGGAGAAGGATATTGAAGATAGTGTGCGTTTCACTAATGGGGAGTATGAAATTCCTTTTTATGAAAATGAGGAGTGGGTCCGGCAATTTGGACAGAAACC GGAGAAAGGTAGATACCGATATGCTGGTGAATGGAAACACGGTAGGATGCACGGTTGTGGTGTATATGAAGTTAATGAGCGAACAACCTGG GGTCGATTCTATTTTGGGGAACTTATGAATGATGAGAATGGTTGTGATGCAGAAGTATCGGCG CTCCATTCAGGCATCGCAGAGGTTGCAGCTGCTAAGGCGCGCATGTTCATCAACAAGCCTGATGGAA TGATCAGAGAAGATAGAGGTCCGTATTCTGATCCCCAACATCCCTACTTATATGAAGAAGAGGATGTATGGATGGCACCGGGATTCATCAATCAGTTCTACGAG GTTCCGGATTACTGGAAAACGTATGTCCATGAGGTGGACGAGGAGAGGGGGATGTGGTTGAACTCGTTCTATAAAGCTCCACTTCGCCTACCCATGCCTTCTGAACTCGAGTATTGGTGGTCAAAAT ACGAAGAGCCAGAATTTGTGCTGATTAATAAAGAACCTGAACCCGATCCTGAAGATCCATCGCAAATGATTTACACTGAAGATCCCGTGATTCTGCATACTCCGACTGGTAGAATTATAGACTACGTGGATGATGAGTTACACGGGATCAGGCTATTTTGGCAGCCTGCTGCTACGAAGGAGGGTGAAGAGCCCAACCCCGACGATGCTGTGTTTCTTCCACTCGGCATGGATGAATTTTACGGCCGCGAAGTCAGTACTCCGGAGGATACCTGGCAGATACGCCTGATGAAATCGTTGGAAAGTAAAGGCACGTCGTTGCTGAGTGGGTTGGAGAAATGGgcagaagagaagaagaaagccAGAGAGGATAAGCTGGAGATGATGAAAAAAGAAATGGAATTGATGGAAGCTGAAATGGATTTGAAAGAAGCCATTCAAGAATTGGATGAGGAGCTCAAGATGTTGCAGCAAGAGGAGGAGAATAAAgcgggagaggaagaagaagaagaagaggaggagcgCGTTGAGGAGGAGAAACGAGCTTCGGTCTCTGAGCCAACAGCCCAAGCCGACCAAACGCCTCCAGTAGTCGAGGAGAAAGATGAAGACGAGGATGAAGAGGACGAGGATGATGATGTTACGGGTTCCAGCTTCGGATCAGTCCAAGGGCAGAGCTCCACGAATAAAGACGACAAGGGTGGCAGATTTGGAAAATCAACATTTGCAGCATCTTCTCTCACCTTTGGTAGCCCTAATCTTTTTTCCATG GTACAAAGAAATTTACAGAACCAGTTCTTGAGCTGGAAAGAGGGAAGGTTCCAAAAGGAACGGGCGATTCCCACACGCAATCATGAAGAACGATGCGAGTTGCTGAATGCATCGAGTGTTGGGTTTCCCCTCACCGGGAAAAGCTTGAAGATGAGTTGGGCGGGGCAACGGATGATGTCTTATCATGTGCAACGTGCCACCGAGCCGAGCTTGAGAAATCGCGTGAAGGCAAAAGCTTGGAAGGAGGCAGGATCTGCTGTGGAGCTGAGCATATTGTCATTCCATACACCATTGCCTCTGACGTGA